One segment of Primulina tabacum isolate GXHZ01 chromosome 14, ASM2559414v2, whole genome shotgun sequence DNA contains the following:
- the LOC142525409 gene encoding signal peptidase complex subunit 1-like encodes MDWQGQKLAEQLMQLMLVIFAAVAFIAGYVLGSFQTMILIYTAGVVLTSIVTIPNWPFFNRHPLKWLDPNEAEKYPKPQPAANSGSKKKTSKK; translated from the coding sequence ATGGATTGGCAGGGGCAGAAGCTAGCAGAGCAGCTGATGCAGCTGATGTTGGTAATTTTTGCAGCTGTGGCATTCATTGCAGGTTACGTGTTGGGGTCTTTTCAGACAATGATCCTTATCTACACAGCTGGAGTCGTGCTAACTTCTATTGTTACCATCCCCAATTGGCCATTCTTCAACCGCCATCCTCTCAAGTGGTTAGACCCAAACGAAGCTGAAAAGTATCCCAAGCCACAGCCTGCTGCTAATTCTGGCTCAAAAAAGAAGACATCGAAGAAGTAG